In Geotalea uraniireducens, the genomic window TGCGGAAGATCATTTCGCGGTCGCTCCGCCAAGCGGGACTTCCCATTGACGAAATCTTCGAAGCCGGCGATGGTATTGAAGGATTGAATGTCCTTTCCGGCAAAGGGGTTGACCTGATCCTCTCGGATATCAATATGCCGAACATGGACGGCCTGGAGTTTATCAAGCAGGCGCGGGCCAACGGCCACAAGGCCCCGATCGTGATGATTACCACCGAGGGGGGGGAAGATATCCTCAAGGAGGCAATGAATAACGGCGCCAGCGACAGCATCAAAAAGCCATTTACCCCGGACCAGTTGCATGAGAAACTCGGAGGGCTGCTATGAGCCTGAATAATGATGTGGCTGAATCAGCCAAGCTGAGCGAAGAGGATGTCGCCGGCTACATCATCGGCGCCACCAAGGAAGTCTTTGGCACTATGGTGATGATGGAACTTGAGGACCAGTATCCGCTTCAGGAGCCGGTCACCAAATTCCATTGCAGCGTTACCGGGATGGTCGGCCTGGCCGGTACCTATACCGGCATCCTTTCCATCCATTGCCCACAGGAGTTCGCTTTGCGGATCACCTCGTCCATGCTCGGCATGGAGGTGGAAGAGGTCGGTGAAGATGTGAACGATGCGCTCGGCGAGATTGCCAATATGCTCGGCGGCTATGTCAAAATGGTGCTTTCCAAGGGCGGGCTTGATCTCCATCTATCGGTCCCGACCGTCATCTCCGGCGAAGAATACACTTTGAATGCCATGGCCGATACCGATTGCGTCATCATCCCCTTCGTCAATGACGGAGAACGGTTTCTGGTTGGGCTGAAGCTGCAGAAAGAATCCTAGCAGGAGCGCTTTTGAATCATGGAAGGTTTTGCTACCCTCACTTCCGTAGTTGATAATGCCTTCAAACAAGCCGCAGAAGACAGCGGCATGCTCCTTGGGCAGGAACTTACCATCGGTGAGGCCGATCGGATCGCGACCAACCGCCAGACGTACTTCTGCGATATGGATGATCTCTGCTTTGTTGCGGAAATCACTTCCAGTGGCGAATTTGCCGGTAAGTTCTATACGGTAATCGGTTTGCGGGATGCCATCTGTATGAGCGGCTATTTGCTCGGGATTCCGCCGGCTCGTATTAATGAAAAACGCCGGCTGGCCATTATGGAGGATGACGATGTCGATGCGTTCTCCGAGATTGTCAACCAGGTGGTTGGTTCGTTCAATTCAATTTTTCAGCCCGCCTTCACCAATAAAGTCCACCTGAAGGTTGCCCCGCCGCAAAAGTTCATCCCCGAGACGACCGAGATCACCGAGACTGAGCCGGTTCCTGACAGTGAATACCTGCTTTTCCGCGGCCGGATGGAGATGGCGGGACAGGAGATGGGCTACCTCGATCTGCTGATTCCTGCTCCACTGGCCGAATTGTTCGACCCGCCGGAGGTGGTTGAGGAAGAACCCGCGGCTGTTGCGGTTGAAAGCGATGCGGAGTCTGAAGCGGCACCGGGGGCTGACGACGGAGCCGACGAATCGGATGTCACGGCCGGTGAAGAGGCGGCTGTCACAGTTTCTCAGGCCGCTTCGTCGCGTAAGGTGCTGATTCTGGAAGACGACGACGGGGACCGGCAGCTGCTGCGGGAATTTTTGGCCAGCCGCGGCTATGAACCGATCGAAGCGGGGCTCGATGCCGATATTCGGGAAATCCTTGCTACCGGTGGGGTCAGGTTGGTCGTCCTCGGAATTCATAATGGCGATGATCGAGACATGGCAGTCTGTATCAAGATCAAGTCGCTTACCCAGGAGGAGGCGCTGCCGATCATCATGTGTGCCCGCGAATGGACCCGCTCGGCAGTGCTGAAAGCGGTGAAATACGGTGCCCGGGATATCATCGTCAAGCCATATCAGCCCGAGGATGTTGCTGCCAAAGTTGAAAAGTTTCTTCGCGCTGCCTAGCGTGTTCCCGAGCCAGCCGTCCTTGGCAGTCAATAGTCAAAAATGTGACTTTTTGTCAAAACCTCTTTGACATAACTGCTCCCCAACCGTCTATTCCCGCCGATAACCACCCATTCACAGGTTATTTTCCTTTTACAATCACGGCACGTCTTTTGCCGTAAGCTACGGAGAGATTTTATCTTCGGCTGGTTGCGGTCGACCAATCCTGCCGGCAAGCCGGTGGCTACAGGTGTTATGTGAGAAATTGTGCGACTGAAATCTGGAATCCAGTGTTGGTCCGTTTTGCTCGATGCTGTTGGGGCATCGCGGTTTTCAGCCTGATCTGTCTTGGCGGGAACAGAGCCTGGGCAGGCGAATCAAATCGTCTGTTTGCCGTTTCGGTCCGCCCGCATGCCGGCTTTACCAGGCTAGCCCTGAAGCTTGAACAGGATCCCCGTTATTCCCTGTCATTTCTCAGCGGTAATCGGGTGCGGCTTGAACTTCACGACACCGACGGCAGCCGCTGGAAGCGGTTGCGCAGCTATGCCGACGGACACGTTAAGGGGTGCCGGATAACCCGCCGGGGGGGCGACTTGTTGGTGACGGTGGCGGTTAAGGGCGATCCCCATGGCGTTCGGGCCATTTCTATCGCCGGGACAGCGACGCTTGCCCTCGATGTCGGGTCGGAATTGACCCCTCCTCGTCGTTCGCCATTGTCACAGGGACGTGAAGGGATCAAGGTCGGAGTGGCACAACTGGTTACCAGTTTCGATCCGCCGCTCAAGTCGGAAATTCCGTTCCTCCCCTCAGATCGACGCGTGTTGGAAAAAAAACTCCCGCCCGAGGAGATCTCCCAGGTCTTTGCCGGAGAGGCGGCACTTTACCATGGGAATGGCGGCGAAGCTGAAACGATTTTTGCACCACTGGCGATCCGGAGAGGCCCGGCCCAGGCCCTGGCACTTTATCGGCTCGGCGAGGCGAAGTACATGCTGCAAAAGTATGGTGAGGCGCTGGCGGCATTCCAGGGCGGTGAAAAATTGTGGCCGGAGTTTCTCGTTGCCTCTCCTGCGACGACGTTCTCTTATGCCGACAGTATCGTCCGCAAGGGTGATCTCGAACGGGGGAGAAGACTTCTCGACCAGCTGATCGCCCGGTTGGCAGACAAAAGTTACGCGCCGATCCTGCTGGTCAGGCTGGCCGATATCCTGAGCCGACAGGGTAAGGATATCGAAGCGGTTGCAATCTATCGCACCGTGGCCGACGGGTTCCCCAACAACAAGGCACGATACCAGGCGCGGATGAAGCTTGCCGACCGGCAGCTCGTCTCGCTGGAGCCGGCCGTTTTTGAAGGCCTGGCGCAGAATTACCTGGACATCTATCAGCAGGGGGGCGATTTTGCCCTGCGTGAGGAAGGGCTCTTTAAAGCGGCGCTCCTTGTTGCCCTCTATGGTGATGCTGCGCAGGCATATACCTTGATGAGTGAATATGAGCGGAAATTTTCCCATGGTGTGTACGTTACCATCGCCCGTGGGGTTCGCGAAGAGCTACTCGTGCCGATCTCTCGGCAGTTGGTTGCCGCCGATGATCGTGACGGGCTGGTTAAACTGGCGCTCGACAACAGGGAGTTTCTTGCCAAGTGTCTTACCGAGCCGGATTTTATTGCCAAACTTTCGGCGGCATTTGCCACGGGAAATCGGCGCCCGGATGAGGTTAAACTGTATTCGTTCCTGATCGGCAAGGAGTGGGGCCGGAATCCGCTGCTTTACCAAGCGCTGATTGACGATGCGGAAGTCCTGGGCGACCTGCCCTTGCTGGAAAGGGCGGCCGGCGACTTTGTCCGGGATTTTCCCGATCATCCCTCGGCGCAGGGATACCGTGAGCGCCTGGCTGTCTTGGCGTTTAACCGGGGCGACATGTCGCAAGTGGTGATGCGACTGTCGGACCTTCTGCAAGAAAAACGGCATCCCGAGGCGATAGAAAGCTTGTACTATCTCGGCAAAGCCATGGATCGCCTTGGCAACCATCGCGGCGCCGAACGTGCCATGCTTCGCTTCCTGACAGAAAACCGCCAACATAGCGGCGGTACCACGCTGGTCCCCGATGCCTACTATGTAGCAGCCACCGCCTGTCTGAGCCGGAATGACCGGATAGATGCCGTAGCG contains:
- a CDS encoding tetratricopeptide repeat protein — protein: MRLELHDTDGSRWKRLRSYADGHVKGCRITRRGGDLLVTVAVKGDPHGVRAISIAGTATLALDVGSELTPPRRSPLSQGREGIKVGVAQLVTSFDPPLKSEIPFLPSDRRVLEKKLPPEEISQVFAGEAALYHGNGGEAETIFAPLAIRRGPAQALALYRLGEAKYMLQKYGEALAAFQGGEKLWPEFLVASPATTFSYADSIVRKGDLERGRRLLDQLIARLADKSYAPILLVRLADILSRQGKDIEAVAIYRTVADGFPNNKARYQARMKLADRQLVSLEPAVFEGLAQNYLDIYQQGGDFALREEGLFKAALLVALYGDAAQAYTLMSEYERKFSHGVYVTIARGVREELLVPISRQLVAADDRDGLVKLALDNREFLAKCLTEPDFIAKLSAAFATGNRRPDEVKLYSFLIGKEWGRNPLLYQALIDDAEVLGDLPLLERAAGDFVRDFPDHPSAQGYRERLAVLAFNRGDMSQVVMRLSDLLQEKRHPEAIESLYYLGKAMDRLGNHRGAERAMLRFLTENRQHSGGTTLVPDAYYVAATACLSRNDRIDAVALFQAGSEVAPAGARDPFVYKLGELARNEKRYADAVRYFQTVVREGKDPEWKKMASQALADMELSRQLAQKLPVSK
- a CDS encoding response regulator, producing the protein MANVLIVDDSSTMRKIISRSLRQAGLPIDEIFEAGDGIEGLNVLSGKGVDLILSDINMPNMDGLEFIKQARANGHKAPIVMITTEGGEDILKEAMNNGASDSIKKPFTPDQLHEKLGGLL
- a CDS encoding chemotaxis protein CheX, yielding MSLNNDVAESAKLSEEDVAGYIIGATKEVFGTMVMMELEDQYPLQEPVTKFHCSVTGMVGLAGTYTGILSIHCPQEFALRITSSMLGMEVEEVGEDVNDALGEIANMLGGYVKMVLSKGGLDLHLSVPTVISGEEYTLNAMADTDCVIIPFVNDGERFLVGLKLQKES
- a CDS encoding response regulator, with the protein product MEGFATLTSVVDNAFKQAAEDSGMLLGQELTIGEADRIATNRQTYFCDMDDLCFVAEITSSGEFAGKFYTVIGLRDAICMSGYLLGIPPARINEKRRLAIMEDDDVDAFSEIVNQVVGSFNSIFQPAFTNKVHLKVAPPQKFIPETTEITETEPVPDSEYLLFRGRMEMAGQEMGYLDLLIPAPLAELFDPPEVVEEEPAAVAVESDAESEAAPGADDGADESDVTAGEEAAVTVSQAASSRKVLILEDDDGDRQLLREFLASRGYEPIEAGLDADIREILATGGVRLVVLGIHNGDDRDMAVCIKIKSLTQEEALPIIMCAREWTRSAVLKAVKYGARDIIVKPYQPEDVAAKVEKFLRAA